Proteins co-encoded in one Nitratireductor kimnyeongensis genomic window:
- a CDS encoding ATP-dependent nuclease: MKIVSISIENFRSIISAKKIPFDNYTLLMGPNNEGKSNILQAFSIAMEILKNYKPRIVRQSGGRETVLSPDTRYRYYMRGGYNWERDYPLGLQSKRKHKPSSIVIEILLDQDEVEVFRNKIGSSLNGTLPIKIIFHKDEFAISIAKPGRGQVTLNKKTARIASFVSERMQFEYIPAIRTSKTAYDIIQELVNNELSRLSEDENYKKAIETIENLQAPVLDELSENISTTVSGFLSSVKTVKITTHKELRSRYFRQNIEVQVNDGERTSLERKGDGVQSLVSLALMRHASERLANGGNSIVAIEEPESHLHPKAIRDLRDIIFELSQENQVVVSSHSPLLVRWQGPTSTVIVRNNRASEATKISEVRDALGVVVSDNLTSVEFSLIVEGATDAMILDKIIKEEGAPELKAAFDAGRFALRPANGANKLSYLLASSEQNILGLHVFLDNDDAARREIEKALQERTLESKQYTLCTCQGMHNSEIEDLINPETYQEEILNKFGVDLNSSPFKGNDIWSNRIKATFLAAGKIWNDETKKSVKISVAKSFKESVYQNSIISQKRTSLDNLLNSLSSYLK, translated from the coding sequence ATGAAAATTGTTTCGATTTCTATAGAGAATTTCAGAAGCATAATTTCGGCAAAAAAAATACCTTTCGACAACTACACTCTCTTGATGGGGCCTAACAACGAAGGAAAATCGAATATACTTCAGGCATTCAGCATTGCAATGGAGATACTGAAAAATTACAAGCCGCGCATTGTGCGCCAAAGCGGGGGTCGCGAAACAGTACTATCGCCCGACACCAGATATCGATATTATATGCGAGGCGGTTACAATTGGGAACGTGATTACCCTCTCGGACTGCAAAGCAAAAGGAAACATAAACCTTCATCTATAGTAATTGAAATACTTCTAGATCAAGATGAAGTCGAAGTTTTTCGGAATAAAATAGGCAGCAGCCTAAATGGGACGCTGCCTATAAAAATCATATTCCATAAAGACGAATTCGCAATATCAATCGCAAAACCTGGACGAGGGCAAGTTACCCTAAACAAGAAGACCGCCAGGATAGCTAGCTTCGTTTCCGAGCGTATGCAATTCGAATACATACCAGCTATTCGCACATCAAAAACAGCATACGATATTATCCAAGAACTCGTGAACAACGAACTTAGCCGCCTTTCTGAAGACGAGAATTACAAAAAAGCCATCGAAACTATTGAAAATCTTCAAGCCCCAGTTCTTGATGAGCTATCAGAAAATATATCAACCACGGTATCTGGCTTCCTATCATCCGTCAAAACCGTAAAAATTACAACGCACAAGGAATTACGCTCTCGTTACTTCCGTCAAAACATCGAAGTTCAAGTGAACGATGGAGAAAGAACCTCCCTTGAACGAAAAGGTGATGGCGTTCAAAGCTTAGTGTCACTAGCACTAATGCGTCATGCCTCTGAGAGATTAGCTAATGGAGGAAATTCTATTGTAGCAATCGAAGAACCAGAGTCACACCTTCATCCAAAAGCTATACGCGACCTTCGAGATATTATATTTGAGCTATCTCAAGAAAACCAGGTAGTTGTTTCAAGCCATTCACCACTTCTTGTACGATGGCAAGGGCCGACATCCACAGTAATTGTGCGAAATAACCGAGCATCAGAAGCCACGAAAATTAGCGAGGTGCGCGATGCTCTAGGGGTAGTGGTATCAGACAACCTCACAAGCGTAGAGTTCAGCTTGATAGTGGAGGGAGCAACCGACGCCATGATCCTTGATAAAATCATCAAGGAAGAAGGCGCACCAGAATTAAAAGCGGCCTTCGATGCAGGGCGCTTCGCTTTACGCCCCGCAAATGGCGCAAATAAACTTTCGTACTTGCTGGCATCCTCAGAGCAAAACATACTTGGACTACACGTGTTTCTTGACAACGACGATGCGGCACGCAGAGAGATAGAGAAGGCCCTACAGGAACGCACCCTAGAGAGTAAACAGTACACCCTCTGCACGTGCCAAGGCATGCACAACAGCGAAATTGAAGACCTAATAAATCCAGAAACATACCAAGAGGAAATACTGAATAAATTTGGCGTCGACTTGAACTCCTCGCCATTTAAAGGAAACGATATATGGTCCAATCGAATAAAAGCAACATTCCTAGCGGCCGGAAAAATATGGAATGATGAAACAAAAAAAAGTGTAAAAATATCTGTTGCAAAATCTTTTAAAGAATCGGTCTATCAAAATTCAATCATTTCACAAAAAAGAACATCACTAGACAATCTACT
- a CDS encoding DUF1344 domain-containing protein yields the protein MKKILAVLATSGFLTLSAYAAEVQGTVASIDVATRTIALDDGTVYTAGEGVDLASVAAGATVTLTIDDTTNEVTSVEAQM from the coding sequence ATGAAAAAAATCCTCGCAGTCCTCGCCACTTCCGGTTTTCTCACGCTCTCGGCCTATGCCGCCGAAGTTCAGGGAACGGTGGCTTCCATCGACGTTGCGACCAGAACGATCGCGCTTGATGACGGCACGGTCTACACCGCCGGTGAGGGGGTCGATCTCGCCAGTGTCGCCGCGGGCGCGACGGTGACGCTGACGATTGACGATACGACCAACGAGGTGACCTCCGTCGAAGCACAAATGTAG
- a CDS encoding NAD-dependent epimerase/dehydratase family protein, whose protein sequence is MKIAVLGGDGFVGWPTSLHLSARGHEVHIIDNLSRRWIDTELGVQSLTPMDSIQERTRIWHQETGRRIRFHLIDLARDYDVLKSWLAEHRPDAIVHFAEQRAAPYSMKSDRHKNYTVNNNVNATHNLLNAMTEIGLDAHLVHLGTMGVYGYSSVGAAIPEGYLPVGVETLSGETASQEILYPTNPGSIYHMTKSLDQLLFQFYAKNDGVRITDLHQGIVWGTHTEETKLHAQLINRFDYDGDYGTVLNRFLIQAAIGYPLTVHGTGGQTRAFIHIQDSVRCVEIALNNPPKRGDRVEIFNQMTETHRVRDLAELIARMTGAKVAYLPNPRKEAAENDLVVRNDKFLSLGLNPITLEEGLLAEVVDVAKKFDYRVDRSRIPAVSAWTKDIAPTIERDPEGKRLKSVG, encoded by the coding sequence ATGAAGATTGCAGTTCTTGGCGGCGATGGGTTCGTCGGCTGGCCGACCTCGCTCCACCTGTCAGCCCGTGGGCATGAGGTCCACATCATCGACAATCTGTCCCGGAGGTGGATCGATACCGAGCTCGGGGTTCAGTCTTTGACTCCGATGGATTCCATCCAGGAGCGCACGCGCATCTGGCATCAGGAAACGGGCCGGCGCATCCGCTTCCACCTGATCGACCTGGCACGCGACTATGATGTGCTGAAATCCTGGCTTGCCGAGCACAGGCCCGATGCGATCGTGCATTTTGCCGAACAGCGTGCCGCGCCCTATTCGATGAAGAGCGACCGCCACAAGAACTACACGGTCAACAACAACGTCAACGCTACCCATAACCTGCTCAACGCGATGACGGAGATCGGTCTCGATGCCCATCTTGTCCATCTGGGCACGATGGGCGTTTATGGGTATTCCTCCGTCGGTGCTGCAATCCCCGAAGGCTACCTCCCGGTCGGCGTCGAGACACTCTCCGGCGAAACGGCATCTCAGGAAATCCTGTACCCGACCAATCCGGGCTCGATCTATCACATGACGAAATCGCTGGATCAGCTTCTGTTCCAGTTTTATGCCAAGAACGACGGTGTCCGCATCACCGATCTCCATCAGGGCATCGTGTGGGGCACGCACACGGAAGAGACGAAACTCCATGCCCAGCTCATCAACCGTTTCGATTATGACGGCGACTATGGAACGGTGCTGAACCGCTTCCTGATTCAGGCGGCGATCGGCTATCCGTTGACCGTTCATGGCACGGGCGGGCAGACGCGCGCTTTCATCCACATTCAGGATTCCGTGCGCTGCGTGGAGATCGCGCTCAACAATCCGCCGAAACGCGGAGACCGCGTAGAAATCTTCAACCAGATGACGGAAACGCATCGCGTGCGGGACCTGGCCGAGCTCATCGCCCGCATGACCGGTGCGAAGGTCGCTTACCTGCCGAACCCGCGCAAGGAAGCAGCGGAAAACGATCTGGTGGTGAGAAACGATAAATTCCTCTCGCTCGGCCTTAACCCCATCACGCTGGAGGAAGGGCTTCTGGCCGAGGTCGTCGATGTGGCGAAGAAGTTCGATTACCGCGTCGACCGTTCGCGTATCCCTGCCGTGTCCGCCTGGACCAAGGATATCGCGCCCACGATCGAGCGCGACCCGGAAGGCAAGCGGCTGAAGAGTGTGGGCTGA
- a CDS encoding BA14K family protein, with translation MSLKRTIAKGLMAITLAATALSAVSVESRAGSLSPGEAAAIAGLGGFIAGGLIADSRARYYRPAPAYGRASAWDRHVARCYARYRSYDEYSDTFLGYDGYRHRCRL, from the coding sequence ATGTCCCTGAAACGCACCATTGCAAAAGGCCTCATGGCCATCACCCTTGCCGCCACTGCACTTTCAGCCGTCAGCGTGGAAAGCCGCGCGGGCAGTCTGTCTCCGGGCGAGGCAGCGGCTATTGCCGGGCTCGGCGGTTTTATCGCCGGTGGCCTGATCGCGGACTCGCGAGCCCGATATTATCGACCTGCGCCAGCTTATGGTCGCGCGTCGGCATGGGATCGGCATGTGGCGCGCTGCTATGCCCGCTACCGCTCCTATGATGAATATAGCGACACGTTTCTCGGATATGACGGCTATCGTCATCGCTGTCGTCTGTAA